The following proteins come from a genomic window of Bradyrhizobium paxllaeri:
- a CDS encoding heparinase II/III family protein, whose amino-acid sequence MSRSARTVIARATGATVAVSRLWPGRADRLIIAPHDLRTADATRAAEIYAGRFVFAGKIVTCHGRSIFDLEPPSEDWEVALLGFGWLRHLRAADTALTRANARSLVDDWISNPGRRRPLERRPDVLARRVISLLSQAPLVLGDTDGKFYRKYLRGLTREIRYLRYTTLDIADGVPRLQVLIALCYASLCLANQARNIRAATRRLSDELQRQILPDGGHISRNPGALVELLSDLLPLRQTFAARNIAPPPALLNAIDRMMPMLRFFRHGDGSFALFNGMSNAPSDLVATLLAYDDTHGVPMSKMPYTGFQRLDAGTTTVIIDTGPPPPPNVSQEAHAGCLSFELSSGPSRIVVNCGMPSTGRDNWRTFARSTAAHSTLTYHDTSSCQFVELSAMKKLLQGAPVVSGPANVESYREAVADGDLLTTSHDGYLGRFGALHRRVLMISHDGARLDGEDTVTPAPGGRIKGAENDFALRFHLHPAVKASRLSDARGVMLVLPNRDVWTFEALDDKVDLEDSVFLAGNDGPRRTAQIVIRQDSRHASSIRWSFSRSSTSAATTNARRNARREPELPL is encoded by the coding sequence ATGAGCCGCTCGGCGCGGACCGTGATCGCGCGCGCGACCGGCGCCACGGTGGCAGTATCGCGGCTGTGGCCCGGCCGTGCCGACCGGCTGATCATCGCCCCGCACGATCTGCGCACTGCCGACGCCACCCGCGCCGCCGAAATCTATGCCGGCCGTTTCGTGTTCGCCGGCAAGATCGTGACCTGCCACGGCCGCTCGATCTTCGATCTCGAGCCGCCGTCGGAAGATTGGGAAGTCGCCCTGCTCGGCTTCGGCTGGCTGCGCCACCTGCGCGCCGCCGACACCGCGTTGACCCGCGCCAACGCCCGCTCGCTGGTCGATGACTGGATCTCGAATCCGGGGCGCCGGCGGCCGCTCGAACGCCGCCCCGACGTGCTGGCGCGACGCGTGATCTCGCTGTTGTCGCAGGCGCCGCTGGTGCTCGGCGACACCGACGGAAAATTCTATCGCAAATATCTGCGCGGGCTGACCCGCGAGATCCGCTATCTGCGCTACACGACGCTCGACATCGCCGACGGCGTGCCGCGGCTGCAGGTCTTGATCGCGCTATGCTACGCCTCGCTGTGTCTGGCCAACCAGGCACGGAACATCCGCGCCGCGACGCGCCGGTTGTCCGACGAATTGCAACGGCAGATCCTGCCCGACGGCGGACATATCTCGCGCAACCCCGGCGCGCTGGTCGAACTGCTCAGCGATCTCTTGCCGCTGCGGCAGACCTTTGCCGCCCGCAACATCGCGCCGCCGCCGGCGCTCTTGAATGCGATCGACCGCATGATGCCGATGCTGCGTTTCTTCCGCCACGGCGACGGCAGCTTCGCGCTGTTCAACGGCATGAGCAATGCGCCGTCCGATCTGGTGGCGACGCTGCTCGCCTATGACGATACCCATGGCGTGCCGATGTCGAAAATGCCGTATACCGGCTTCCAGCGCCTCGACGCCGGCACCACGACCGTCATCATCGACACCGGTCCGCCGCCGCCGCCGAACGTCAGCCAGGAAGCGCATGCCGGCTGTCTCTCGTTCGAATTGTCGTCCGGACCGAGCCGGATCGTCGTCAATTGCGGGATGCCATCGACCGGTCGGGACAATTGGCGCACCTTTGCGCGCAGCACCGCGGCGCATTCGACCCTGACCTATCACGATACGTCCTCGTGCCAGTTCGTCGAGCTGTCGGCGATGAAGAAGCTGCTGCAGGGCGCGCCCGTCGTCAGCGGCCCGGCCAATGTGGAAAGCTACCGCGAGGCGGTGGCCGACGGCGATCTCCTGACCACTTCGCATGACGGCTATCTCGGCCGATTCGGCGCCCTGCATCGCCGGGTGCTGATGATTTCCCATGACGGCGCAAGGCTCGACGGCGAGGACACCGTAACACCAGCGCCGGGGGGACGCATCAAGGGCGCCGAGAACGATTTTGCCCTGCGGTTTCACCTGCATCCGGCTGTGAAGGCCAGCCGCCTCAGCGATGCGCGCGGCGTGATGCTGGTATTGCCCAACCGCGACGTCTGGACCTTCGAGGCGCTCGACGACAAGGTCGATCTCGAGGACAGCGTATTCCTGGCCGGCAATGACGGCCCCCGCCGCACCGCCCAGATCGTGATCCGCCAGGATTCCCGCCACGCCTCCTCGATCCGCTGGAGTTTTTCCCGCTCGTCGACGTCGGCGGCCACCACCAACGCCCGCCGCAATGCGCGGCGCGAGCCGGAACTGCCGCTCTAA
- the purH gene encoding bifunctional phosphoribosylaminoimidazolecarboxamide formyltransferase/IMP cyclohydrolase: MTDTTRRVTRALLSVSDKTGLIEFAKALAGHGVELVSTGGTAKAIAAAGLKVKDVSELTGFPEMMDGRVKTLHPKVHGGLLAIRDNKEHAEAMTSHGIAPIDLLVVNLYPFEATVDKGAGYEDCIENIDIGGPAMIRAAAKNHDDVAVIVEAQDYQAVLDELAANKGATTLSLRRRLAAKAYARTAAYDAAISNWFAAQLKDNAPDFRAVGGRLIQSLRYGENPHQTAAFYATPDKRPGVSTARQLQGKELSYNNINDTDAAYECIGEFDPKRTAACVIVKHANPCGVAEGPDLVTAYRRALACDSTSAFGGIIAVNRTLDAEAARAIIGIFTEVIIAPDATEEAIAIIGGKKNLRLLLAGGLPDPRTIGLTAKTVAGGLLVQSRDNAVVEDMDIKVATKRAPTDAEMRDLKFAFRVAKHVKSNTIIYAKDLATVGIGAGQMSRVDSARIAARKALDAATELNLAEPLTKGSVVASDAFFPFADGMLACIEAGATAVIQPGGSMRDEEVIKAADDHGIAMVFTGTRHFRH; encoded by the coding sequence ATGACCGATACGACCCGCCGCGTAACCCGCGCTCTGTTATCCGTTTCCGACAAGACCGGCCTGATCGAATTCGCCAAGGCGCTCGCAGGCCATGGCGTCGAGCTCGTCTCTACCGGCGGCACCGCCAAGGCGATTGCCGCGGCGGGGTTGAAGGTCAAGGACGTCTCGGAGCTCACCGGCTTCCCTGAAATGATGGACGGCCGGGTCAAGACGCTTCATCCGAAGGTGCATGGCGGCCTGCTCGCGATCCGCGACAACAAGGAACATGCCGAGGCGATGACGTCGCACGGCATCGCGCCGATCGATCTGCTCGTCGTCAACCTTTACCCGTTCGAGGCCACCGTCGACAAAGGCGCAGGATACGAGGACTGCATCGAGAACATCGACATTGGCGGCCCCGCGATGATCCGCGCGGCGGCCAAGAACCACGACGATGTCGCCGTAATCGTCGAGGCGCAGGATTATCAGGCCGTGCTCGACGAGCTTGCCGCCAACAAGGGCGCAACGACGCTATCGCTGCGCCGCCGCCTCGCCGCCAAGGCCTATGCCCGTACCGCCGCCTATGACGCCGCGATCTCCAACTGGTTCGCTGCCCAGCTCAAGGACAACGCGCCCGATTTCCGCGCCGTCGGCGGCAGGCTGATCCAGTCGCTGCGCTACGGCGAGAATCCGCACCAGACCGCGGCCTTCTATGCAACGCCCGACAAGCGGCCCGGCGTTTCCACCGCGCGGCAATTGCAGGGCAAGGAACTGTCCTACAACAACATCAACGACACCGATGCGGCCTATGAATGCATCGGCGAGTTCGATCCGAAGCGCACGGCGGCCTGCGTGATCGTCAAACACGCCAATCCGTGCGGCGTTGCGGAGGGACCCGATCTCGTCACGGCCTATCGCCGCGCGCTCGCCTGCGACTCGACTTCGGCCTTTGGCGGCATCATCGCGGTCAACCGTACGCTCGATGCGGAAGCCGCGCGCGCCATCATCGGCATCTTCACCGAAGTGATCATCGCGCCCGACGCCACCGAGGAGGCGATCGCGATCATCGGCGGCAAGAAGAATTTGCGGTTGCTGCTCGCGGGCGGCCTGCCCGACCCGCGCACGATAGGCCTGACCGCCAAGACGGTCGCCGGCGGCCTTCTGGTGCAGAGCCGCGACAATGCCGTGGTCGAAGACATGGACATCAAGGTCGCGACCAAGCGCGCGCCGACCGACGCCGAGATGCGCGATCTCAAATTCGCCTTCCGCGTCGCCAAGCACGTCAAGTCGAACACGATCATCTATGCCAAGGATCTCGCCACCGTCGGCATCGGCGCCGGCCAGATGAGCCGGGTCGACTCCGCGCGTATCGCCGCCCGCAAGGCGCTGGATGCCGCAACCGAACTCAACCTCGCCGAGCCGCTGACCAAGGGCTCCGTCGTCGCATCCGACGCCTTCTTCCCCTTCGCCGACGGCATGCTGGCCTGCATCGAGGCCGGCGCAACGGCGGTGATCCAGCCCGGCGGCTCGATGCGCGACGAGGAAGTGATCAAGGCCGCCGACGACCACGGCATCGCCATGGTGTTCACGGGCACCAGGCATTTCAGGCATTGA
- a CDS encoding IS110 family transposase, whose protein sequence is MQASTVATPTAGHIGTIFVAIELSQRSWRVALHSPDKDKISHHKLEGGDHAELLALVGRVRERAARTLGGVPAVASCYEAGYDGFWLHRLLLAAGITNYVFDPASIAVDQRARRVKTDRIDGERMLRTLMAYLRGEPRVVRIVRVPAAEQEDARRGSRERDRLIKEQTAHTNRIKALLRLRGMAVGNPRRRDWLSWLATQRDWQGQAVPPRMLSEIRHEHARLMLVRDRLDVLAQEAAAAEPMPAEAEMTRRSELLRRLKCLGPAFATTLTSEVFYKDFRNRREVGSYFGLTPSPWRSGGIDRDQGISKAGNPRARCAAIELAWLWLRHQPDSKLTLEYRKRTLDAGKRIKRVAIVALARKLMVALWRYLTTGLVPEGAVLKAVKI, encoded by the coding sequence ATGCAAGCATCCACCGTAGCCACGCCCACCGCCGGCCATATTGGCACAATTTTCGTTGCAATCGAACTGAGCCAGCGGAGCTGGCGGGTCGCGCTGCACAGCCCGGACAAGGACAAGATATCGCACCACAAGCTGGAGGGTGGCGATCATGCCGAGCTGTTGGCGTTGGTGGGTCGGGTTCGGGAGCGGGCGGCTCGAACGCTGGGAGGCGTTCCGGCGGTGGCGAGCTGCTACGAGGCGGGCTACGACGGGTTCTGGCTGCACCGGCTGCTGCTGGCGGCCGGCATCACGAACTACGTGTTTGATCCCGCCAGCATTGCGGTGGACCAGCGGGCGCGGCGGGTGAAGACCGACCGGATCGATGGCGAGCGGATGCTGCGCACGCTGATGGCGTATCTGCGCGGCGAGCCGCGGGTGGTGCGGATCGTCCGGGTGCCTGCAGCCGAACAGGAGGACGCCCGCCGCGGCAGCCGCGAACGCGACCGGCTGATCAAGGAGCAAACCGCTCACACCAACCGGATCAAGGCACTGCTGCGGCTGCGGGGCATGGCGGTCGGGAACCCGCGGCGGCGCGACTGGCTGAGCTGGCTGGCAACGCAGCGGGATTGGCAAGGCCAGGCGGTGCCGCCGCGGATGCTGAGCGAGATCCGACACGAGCACGCGCGGCTGATGCTGGTGCGCGATCGGCTCGACGTGCTCGCGCAGGAGGCGGCCGCAGCGGAGCCAATGCCTGCGGAAGCCGAGATGACCCGGCGCAGCGAACTGCTGCGCCGGCTCAAATGTCTCGGCCCGGCGTTCGCGACGACGCTGACCAGCGAGGTGTTCTACAAGGACTTCCGCAATCGCCGCGAGGTCGGGAGTTATTTCGGGCTGACGCCCAGTCCATGGCGGAGCGGCGGCATCGACCGCGACCAGGGCATCAGCAAGGCGGGCAACCCGCGCGCCCGCTGTGCCGCGATCGAACTGGCCTGGCTGTGGCTGCGGCATCAGCCGGACAGCAAGCTGACCTTGGAGTACCGCAAGCGCACGCTCGATGCCGGCAAGCGCATCAAGCGCGTCGCCATCGTCGCCCTGGCGCGCAAGCTGATGGTGGCGCTGTGGCGCTACCTCACGACCGGTCTCGTGCCGGAAGGCGCGGTGCTCAAGGCCGTAAAGATCTAA
- a CDS encoding MFS transporter translates to MTVIASEATGGKIQKEYPGRAAVVSWIFFDWAAQPYFTLITTFVFAPYFANFVAPDPANGQALWGFATAAAGLMIALLSPVLGAIADASGRRKPWIAGFGALLVIGSFLMWFGKPGDASVIPQLLLAYAIATVGVEFATVFDNAMMPTLVPPDRIGRLSGTGWATGYIGGILSLILVLGFLAASPETGRTLFGLTPLFGLDHISHQGDRITGPLTGIWFIVFVTPMFLLTPDYPARRPIREAAREGLSGLKRTLAELPKQRSLAIFLLANMIYSDGLVSLFAFGGIYAAGTFGWHTIQIGTFGILLAIAGTFGAWLGGKLDDRLGPKRVIAGSLLILLFALTAILLVDKDSILFVKVAPPVPGGPLFSGAAERAYLVLGCLIGAAGGPLQAASRTLLIRLAPKDRIAQYFGLFALTGKVTSFIGPLLIGMVTAVTVSQKAGMALLVVFFVAGLALLMRVRE, encoded by the coding sequence ATGACGGTGATCGCTTCCGAGGCAACGGGCGGCAAGATTCAAAAGGAATATCCGGGTCGCGCCGCCGTCGTGAGCTGGATTTTCTTCGATTGGGCAGCCCAGCCGTACTTCACGCTGATCACGACCTTTGTATTTGCGCCCTATTTCGCGAACTTCGTGGCGCCGGATCCGGCGAACGGGCAGGCCCTGTGGGGATTTGCCACCGCGGCTGCCGGCCTGATGATTGCGCTGCTGTCGCCAGTACTGGGGGCGATTGCCGATGCCAGCGGTCGCCGCAAGCCATGGATCGCCGGATTCGGCGCGCTGCTGGTGATCGGCTCGTTCCTGATGTGGTTCGGAAAGCCGGGCGATGCGAGCGTCATCCCACAGCTCTTGCTGGCCTATGCGATCGCAACCGTGGGCGTTGAATTCGCCACTGTCTTCGACAACGCGATGATGCCGACGCTGGTGCCACCTGACAGGATCGGACGGCTGTCCGGCACCGGCTGGGCGACCGGTTATATCGGCGGCATTCTCAGCCTCATCCTGGTGCTCGGCTTCCTCGCCGCTAGCCCCGAAACCGGGCGCACCCTGTTCGGACTGACGCCGCTGTTCGGTCTCGATCACATATCCCATCAGGGTGATCGCATCACGGGCCCGCTGACCGGCATCTGGTTCATCGTCTTCGTGACCCCGATGTTTCTGCTCACGCCGGATTATCCGGCCAGGCGTCCAATTCGCGAAGCGGCGCGCGAAGGATTGAGCGGGCTGAAGCGGACGCTCGCCGAATTGCCGAAGCAGCGATCGTTGGCGATATTCCTGCTCGCCAACATGATCTACAGCGACGGGCTGGTGTCGCTGTTCGCCTTCGGCGGCATTTATGCAGCCGGTACCTTCGGCTGGCACACGATCCAGATCGGCACGTTTGGAATTCTGCTCGCCATTGCCGGCACCTTCGGCGCGTGGCTCGGCGGCAAGCTCGACGACAGACTGGGACCCAAGCGCGTCATTGCCGGCAGCCTGCTGATCCTGCTGTTCGCGCTGACCGCGATCCTGCTGGTCGACAAGGATTCGATTCTGTTCGTGAAAGTCGCGCCGCCGGTTCCGGGCGGACCGCTGTTCTCCGGCGCCGCCGAGCGCGCCTATCTCGTGCTCGGATGTCTCATTGGCGCGGCCGGCGGCCCGCTGCAGGCGGCGTCGCGCACGCTGCTGATCCGGCTTGCACCAAAGGACCGCATCGCGCAGTACTTTGGACTGTTCGCGCTGACCGGCAAGGTGACCTCGTTCATCGGTCCGCTCCTGATCGGCATGGTCACCGCAGTCACCGTCAGCCAGAAGGCCGGCATGGCGCTGCTGGTGGTGTTCTTCGTCGCGGGGCTGGCGCTCTTGATGCGCGTGAGGGAGTGA
- the ggt gene encoding gamma-glutamyltransferase, producing MTVFSIRWRRIAATFIFAFACAATAFAQERRAYAPPDLTSVRAVTAEHGMVVAQERLAAQVGADVLKQGGNAIDAAVATGFVLAVTYPRAGNIGGGGFMVIHSAARNEDAAIDYRETAPGAATRDMFLGPDGKPDTDKSRNSALGIGVPGTVAGLALALEKYGSGRFTLAQILKPAIELARDGFVVTDDTADTLPDMYRRMARWQDSARTFSRNDGTALREGDRLIQAELATTLSAIAERGPRGFYQGPVAEKLAKAIRDAGGIMTVDDLKSYEAVVRKPVRGSYRGYDIVSMPLPSSGGTVLLETLNILEGFPMPDLKQGSAPSLHVMIEAMKRAYADRARYLGDPAFVNAPADLLISKDYAAKLRGGIDLARATPAEALSAKPPREGSNTTHYSVVDSSGNAVSNTYTLNFSYGVGLVADGTGVLLNNELDDFTATPGASNAFGLVGFEANLPGPGKRPLSSMSPTIVLKDGKPVLVTGSPGGSRIISAVLQVVVDVLDYKMDVAAAVAAPRLHHQWMPDVVRVEQGFPQETLDALREKGHHVIEPLGQTSANSIAVTPSGLLGAPDPRTRGAAAVGQ from the coding sequence ATGACGGTCTTTTCAATCCGGTGGCGCCGAATAGCTGCCACATTCATTTTCGCGTTTGCCTGCGCCGCGACGGCGTTTGCGCAGGAACGCCGCGCGTACGCGCCGCCCGATCTCACGTCCGTTCGCGCCGTTACCGCCGAGCACGGCATGGTGGTGGCGCAGGAGCGGCTTGCCGCGCAAGTCGGCGCCGACGTCCTGAAGCAGGGCGGCAACGCGATCGACGCCGCGGTCGCCACCGGCTTTGTGCTTGCCGTCACCTATCCGCGCGCCGGAAACATCGGCGGCGGCGGCTTCATGGTGATTCATTCGGCGGCACGGAATGAAGACGCAGCCATCGATTACCGCGAGACCGCACCGGGTGCGGCCACACGCGATATGTTCCTCGGACCGGACGGCAAGCCGGATACCGATAAATCACGCAATTCGGCGCTCGGCATCGGCGTGCCCGGCACGGTCGCCGGATTGGCGCTCGCGCTGGAGAAATACGGCTCGGGCCGTTTCACGCTCGCGCAGATCCTCAAACCCGCCATCGAACTGGCGCGAGACGGTTTCGTGGTCACCGACGACACGGCCGACACGCTGCCGGACATGTATCGCCGGATGGCGCGCTGGCAGGATTCGGCCAGGACATTCTCCCGCAACGACGGCACGGCGCTGCGGGAGGGCGACCGGCTGATCCAGGCCGAGTTGGCAACAACGCTGTCGGCAATCGCAGAACGCGGACCGCGCGGCTTCTATCAGGGGCCGGTCGCCGAAAAACTGGCGAAAGCCATCCGCGATGCCGGCGGCATCATGACGGTGGATGATCTCAAATCCTACGAGGCGGTGGTCCGCAAGCCCGTACGTGGCAGCTATCGCGGCTACGACATTGTGTCGATGCCGCTCCCCTCCTCGGGCGGCACCGTGCTCCTGGAGACCCTGAACATCCTCGAAGGGTTTCCGATGCCCGATTTGAAGCAGGGCTCCGCGCCTTCGCTGCATGTCATGATCGAGGCCATGAAGCGCGCCTATGCCGACCGCGCGCGCTATCTCGGCGATCCCGCCTTCGTCAACGCGCCGGCGGATCTTCTGATCAGCAAGGACTATGCCGCGAAACTGCGCGGCGGCATCGACCTTGCGCGCGCAACGCCGGCCGAAGCGCTGTCGGCGAAGCCGCCGCGCGAGGGCAGCAACACCACGCATTATTCGGTGGTCGATTCCAGCGGCAACGCGGTCAGCAACACCTATACGCTGAACTTTTCCTATGGCGTGGGCCTCGTCGCCGACGGCACCGGCGTGCTGCTCAACAACGAGCTCGATGATTTCACCGCGACGCCCGGCGCATCGAATGCGTTCGGGCTCGTGGGATTCGAAGCCAACCTGCCCGGCCCCGGAAAACGGCCGCTGTCGTCGATGTCGCCGACCATCGTGCTGAAGGACGGCAAGCCGGTGCTGGTGACGGGCTCGCCGGGCGGCAGCCGCATCATTTCGGCGGTGCTGCAGGTCGTGGTCGACGTGCTCGACTACAAGATGGACGTCGCCGCCGCTGTGGCGGCTCCCCGCCTGCACCATCAATGGATGCCGGACGTGGTGCGCGTGGAGCAGGGCTTTCCGCAGGAAACGCTGGATGCCCTGAGGGAGAAGGGTCACCATGTGATCGAGCCGCTCGGCCAGACCTCGGCCAATTCGATTGCGGTTACGCCCAGCGGCCTGCTCGGCGCACCCGACCCGCGCACGCGAGGCGCGGCGGCCGTGGGACAGTAA
- a CDS encoding SDR family oxidoreductase: MTSLKGKTLFISGASRGIGLAIALRAARDGANVAIAAKTAEPHPKLKGTIYTAAEEIRAAGGKALPVLCDIRDEAQVMAAIEQTVAEFGGIDICVNNASAISLTNSQGTDMKRFDLMMGINTRGTFMVSKYCIPHLKRAANPHILMLSPPLDMKTKWFEHSTAYTMAKFGMSMCVLGLSGELKSAGVAVNALWPRTTIATAAVGNLLGGEAMMRASRTPEIMGDAAHAILTKPSREFTGQFCIDDKVLYAAGVRDFEPYRVDRSVPLMSDFFVPDDDVPPPGVTVQALPSVGAAQTSR; the protein is encoded by the coding sequence ATGACATCTCTCAAAGGCAAGACGCTGTTCATCTCGGGCGCCAGCCGCGGCATCGGTCTGGCGATTGCGCTCCGCGCCGCGCGTGACGGCGCCAATGTCGCGATTGCGGCGAAGACCGCCGAGCCGCATCCAAAACTCAAGGGCACCATCTACACCGCGGCGGAAGAAATTCGCGCCGCCGGCGGCAAAGCGTTGCCGGTGCTGTGCGACATCCGCGACGAGGCGCAGGTGATGGCGGCGATCGAGCAGACCGTCGCCGAATTTGGCGGCATCGATATCTGCGTCAACAACGCCAGCGCCATCAGCCTCACCAACTCGCAGGGAACCGACATGAAGCGGTTCGACCTGATGATGGGCATCAATACCCGCGGCACCTTCATGGTGTCGAAATATTGCATCCCGCATCTGAAGAGGGCGGCCAACCCGCACATCCTGATGCTGTCGCCGCCGCTCGACATGAAGACCAAATGGTTCGAGCACTCCACCGCCTACACGATGGCGAAGTTCGGCATGAGCATGTGCGTGCTGGGATTGTCGGGCGAACTGAAATCCGCCGGCGTTGCGGTCAATGCGCTGTGGCCGCGCACCACCATCGCCACCGCCGCCGTCGGCAACCTGCTCGGCGGCGAGGCCATGATGCGCGCGAGCCGGACGCCGGAGATCATGGGCGACGCCGCGCACGCTATCCTGACCAAACCGTCGCGCGAGTTCACCGGGCAGTTCTGTATCGACGACAAGGTGCTCTATGCCGCCGGCGTCAGGGATTTCGAGCCCTACCGCGTCGACCGCTCCGTGCCGCTGATGTCGGACTTCTTCGTCCCCGACGACGACGTGCCGCCGCCCGGTGTCACCGTGCAGGCGCTGCCCTCGGTAGGCGCGGCGCAGACGTCGCGCTAG